In Ananas comosus cultivar F153 linkage group 14, ASM154086v1, whole genome shotgun sequence, the genomic stretch TACCTCGATCGCCGAGCCTGGGAGAGCGCGGATAGGGACGAGAGACGGAGGTTAGGGAGAGGAAAAGAGGGGAGAGAGCCGGGGGAGCGGAGAGAAGGAGGAGACCCGGGGAGGGAGAAGAAAAGAGCAGATCCCGAGGAAGAGACAGGGGGCGACCGCCGACAGCGCCACGCGCTCCAGCCGGCGCCGGTCGGCCAGTGTAATGGCACGCGGGCGCCACTCCTCACAGCTCCGTGCGGGCGCGGGTCGCGCGTGCCATCGGCGCCGGGGGGCGCCCGCACCGCCACCGGGCAGCGGGATCGCAACAGCGTGGGGCGAGAAAGCGTGGACGTCCTAGAGCAggagtgagagtgagagagacgtagagagagagagtgcctGGGCGGTATCGGGAGATGAGAGGGTGCGGGAAGGAGCTAGAGCGACGGGAAGTAGAGACGAtcgagagagaggggaagagaaagagagagagagctggggagtgagagggggaaaaaaaattcccTGTGGACCCCACCGGGCCCCGAAACGCggggaattctacactgtcacacttgcaccacgtcatcaataataagCCAATCACGTtcctttttttcaaacaaaagtacaataaaaatacttttttacaatcatgatggaacatatattcttaaaaaaattaatttgattggtttgttacgccataTCACTAATATAACcgttgcattttaaaatttttcccgAAAGGCGGAGAGAACGCCGTAATACTCTCGATTCAAGAGTTATATAGATATGTTAGCTTTACATATAATAAAGTAGTAAACAGTTACATAATTCCCAATATCGATATTAGAAGTCATAtctcatatatatttataatatcaaaaaataattgaatAGTACCTTCTAAAACTCTTATAGTGCAActtcaaaaagagaaaaaataatctaatatttAGAAGGTGCTTATCAATTCATGATATAAATATTTCATAAGGAGATTTGCAAATTTGTGGTTCCCAACAATtgtattattttacatatattgtAATTGACATACGTGGGTAAAATTTTCACTAGAGTTGATAcaaaaaaattaccaaaaattCTTATTGAATGTAATTGCTTGGGAGACTACTAATTCCTCCTTACCATTATTAAAAAAGCACAAAGtaattaaattagtaattagtaaaaaaaagaaaaggaaaaagaaaattctcttttcttttttacataaacttttttttttttctctctccctccttatcctttgttattattattattatttattatcctTTGCTTCTATTCCTAATTTGGGTTCTTGGGATGTTGAGGTTCCACAGCATGATTTGGGAGCAACCAAGAGGAATCCCCTTCAACTTAACATCATCTTCCGTGATCATCTTTTGGACGGACATTATTGAATCCTGAGGTTAATCACCACCATCAATGTTCAGATaacattaaaaagaataaaaatgtgaaataatatgaaatatttattgtcttaatttgaaaacataaaacttctagaaaataaattctcTCCCTAACGTTTTGGCTCAAATACTTCAATAGTTCCAAATATAGactttgaattaaataaaaataaattaataactaGTGAAGCGGCCCGCGCTTTGCAACGGATAGAAACCgtagtagtaattaataataaaaaaatattaaatattctctTGTATATCTCACTTGGTACATCCACCAAAGGTCACGGCGGAACGGAGAAGTGGGCTCGcattagtgagagagagggaaggagcGAGGGAAAAAGACGATGGTGTATAGCAAAAGATGAGAGATAGAGAATTGATGAATAGATTGGAGATAAAGAATTGAAAATGGAAGGAAGGAAAAAGACCATGATTAATAATTGGAGATAAAGAGGTTAGGATTATAGATGGTAGTGGGatcatttaaatatactaattgaaagtttgatagTGGGACTGTTTGCATTAGTTGAAAGTATAGTGGAATGAAGGGAAAAAAATCATGATGTGTAATTGTAGATAGAAACGATAGAATTGTAGATAGTAGTGGAACTATTTAAATGCACTAATTAAAAGTTTGGTTAGTGGGACCGTTAAAATGTATATTGAAAGTTTGGtgaagggaagaagaagagttacATGCTAGTGAAGGTGAAGGAGAACTTGTCACGTGGCAACAAATATTGAGAATTcatataggttaatagataCTCTGAACTTGATGGGACTCAAATTGAAGATCGTTtgctataatataatattatgtgaaataatataaaacacCGTTTTGTTCAAAAGCTTAGGCtttgtttggaattgcggggagattgcgttgcGTGTGGTGAGAAACGACAAtggaaaaatatcctgtttgtttccgtacgtaatattgcgttccgtaaatcccgatgagtcggttacgatatattttccgcggtcccatcggagaacgcagaagcatattcctatatgcttttttcctcaactccattttatctaattagatagatctcaatacgaAACTAAGCATTAATCTTTTAgaactatatttattttaatattaaatattcaacAAAGGAAAACTGGATAATAACATCCAATGGATTGGATTGAATCCCAAATTTACTTTTCCtcaattcacttattttgataCTCATAATTCATAATGATTTATTATAATGCTTACTTATTTTGATGGTTTCATTAAATGTAGATAAATAGGACAATTTGACGtctaatttatcatttttttttaattttctatatgACTAACACCAACGTATTAAAAATTAACGTTAAAATtggattcaaatcaaaattaagtcAAACTTTGTGTCTATacacttgaattttttttgaattgtgagcaaattaaattttattataattatataccaAATGGAGTGTATAGGCACAGATACCTAACTTGTATTGATTCATTAAACTATTTTGTTGTAATTCGTAACACGTGATAAATTAATATCCCAATTTTGATAGATACATTGAAGTAGCTAGCATTTCACATCCTATGTATCTAGCCTATAATATTGGTTTCATTAATATTCGGTTCCTAGAACAAACTAGTGTATATGATTATGTGAGGAGCCTGGTACGCCATCATTTGTTGTGTGTTAATCCTCTCGGAGCACATAAAGAACATTTTAACTCTACTAAAAAGATGAATAAATCTCAaacttatctaaatttattaaagttataataaattaagtctggttattattactagcctccccctgtttagacccctTAGATTCTCGCCGGGTCAGCATTTTGCCCCGCATAGCATTTAGCTCTCagacttccggctggtattcggctctgatatcGATTATAACAATCCGACCCGCCAGTAACAATAATTCCTTGGATTCAAACcaccggctcaaaatgcttaagttcaattattattattattattattagcgtgtagatctcatatattctaattagattTAGTTTTCTACCCGATGTGTGATTATTGGGACGTTAcaataactaaaatcaaaagttttaaattgaAAACTTATGCTTCTAAGGtcatgaaaattaattatatttcacTTTGCAGGTTAAATTTTCAttctatttgaaaaaaagagTTTGAAGAGAAACCTGCAACACATCCGGCTGAGAGTTTGGGCGGCCCCATCTCTCCTGATCCCACAATATCGAGCTGTTGAATGCGAAATCTGAGATGTTAATCTTGAGAGGCTTTGAACCTTTTGTGATATTCGTCATTCCGCTACTTACATCCTTCGAGAACCATCCGACCACCTCCGATGATCGACAGATTGGTCCTTCCACCACCACCCTCCGCCTACTTCCTGCCACCATTGCCGCCGGCCAAGTGCCAAAAACTCTTTACAGATAAATGAAATAGAATAGTTTAGATCGGAGGTGAGAAACCATGCTaagagatcgaatcgctcgctGTTCGTGAGCTAGCTCGTGCTCGGCTAGAAACGAGCTTGAGATCGAATcgttcgtttaataaacgagcagAACACAAGCTGAATTTATCagttcgtttaataaatgaactGAACACGAGCTAAGATCagcttgctcgtgttcggctcaataacagctcaaatacatacgttttagggttaatttcgtACATATCCTTGCAaacaaaatgaataaaaaatatattcctacaaagttcaacttttatatattatttctataaaaattctgatatttttaaatatgtccatgtcgttagaatttgttagaaaattttaattaattataggttaaatacttaatcttgattagttttttacatttttctccctcttatattatactattatgactATTAGACTGACATATAagtgatgacaaaattaaaaatacaaataattctCTAATGGTTCTCTAATAGAAACAAACCAGAAggaaatatttaaaagtatcaggACTTTTGAAGGGGCAACATaagaaagttaaactttgtagagctatatttgtcattcactatgtttgcagggatatgtatgaaattaatcctatattttatatttatatatatataaataaataaataatttttagcttaatctaaatataaagtccaactcaattataaaaaggtcatttatatataaagtttcgaCTATTAGATCGAAGTCAAATGGGTAAAATCttataagtttattttctatacgCATCCtttataattcttttaacttgttATTCATGAGCTAACTCATATTCGGCTCGTGTActcgagctgaatttttcggctcgatactttaacgagtcaGCTCATGCATGTTTGGCTGGTTTATGaaatgagctgaacacgagccggccTCAGCTCGCTCTTGTTCGGCTGGTTGACACCTCTActgggagaaagagagagctagAAGTGCCTCTAAAACTAATTAAGAAAATctgataaaatgatcaaaagaaacTAATAATGAAATTCATTATCGCTGATTATTAAAAAAGCTAATAAAATTTGGGATAAGGTGGCTACATGGCAAGCTATCcatatattcaaatatttagAGCCCTTATTTATACAAGTgtttgattaaatatttagaatttagttggtatttgtaaaaaaaacaaataatgcaggttttaaaaatgtaatattttattattgactCTCGTTAGACCCAAATTATCAAGTATGGAGACAAGTCCTAATCAgagaatttgaaatattttacgaattgggaattggaatcaGAGAGAAGAATattcccaatattttatgtgctTCTTACTCTCTGGATACAAAAGTTTCTCTGCAATAATTAACGTGcatctataaaaataatttacaaaatttgaaattgtgtTTTTcctataagaaataaaatatctagTTATTAATGTATATACCCTCTAAAATTCAAAACAGCATATAGTTGGTTCAAAAAATACTCTTATATAAGTTATCCAATTCATGGGAGCTATAGTTATTTttgaattagaaaaatatacaattatttcGGAAAGATTAGCAAAAGTTTttgcaagaatatatatatatatgaaatatatatagctTTTGGGCAgggaatatttaaaaaaaaaagaaaaagtcgaaaaaaattttaaatacccttctctcaaaaaaaatattttctcactttagtaccatatggtttaaactctatcattttagtatcctatggtttctttttctctttccgttattctctctattaattttttcgttaaatcagtgcgAGAgttaaaaccacagagtattaaagtagAAACTTcataaaccacatagtactaaagtgaatattcgataaaccaaaCGGaggtatttgattttttttttttatgttttaatgaAGAATTAACAAAGGTAccgatgaaaagagaaaaataaaaatgcaggatactaaagtaatacattttaaaccacatggtactaaaataagaaaacgCTAAACCACGGGGggatgtttaaaatttttccaaaaaatatttGCTTTCTAGGAGTTctattttatacataaaaagTCTTTAAATGCTGTGCATGAAAATTTGATGTTTGGTATTGAaattgaacttaaaaatttagCATTTATTCTTGAATGAGAGAACCAAGTAAAGAATTTTCCAAAAGGCACAAAAGGATCCGATGGAAATAGTGGAGGCAAGCTAACGTGTTAGTTGCACCAAACTTAGTAATTAACATAAATTTAAGAAGTAGTAATAAAAAATCTAGATAAGTgagagataaaaattatatgaaataaccaATCGTCcgtagcgcaagtggcaaaaagcttgCTGGTTCgtactcgaggtcccaagttcgaatcttagttgattcacattttcagttaagtttatttataaatgaaataaacgaagcgggtagtattCTGCTatgtcttaaaaaaaaaattatacgaaatacaaaatttatatttgaatagaAGTACATCACATcgtataattaataagaaagtaaataagtgatatatattaataaattcagataaaataaatataaggtTTCAGATCAAatgagtttctttttttttttaaatttctttttccccctatttctttattttacttCATTGTTAAAGAGATTCAAATCAGGGAATATggtaaattacatttttggttactgaaattcttttcttttgtaaaattttatttggtcactaaactttaaatttttctcAAACAAAATTAAGATACTAAACTTAGTTTTATTTTAAGTGttactatttgaatttttgttaatttttccGATGAAGTAATGATGCGACATgtaatttttgcatttagcccttttaaataatttgacattataaatgattttattaaaattatatatagaaatagcTATAGTGATTCATTCAAAGTATTTAGAATATAGTATATGGAGAGGAAAAGACAAATTCTattgttaaaaatatcattaTGTTATTTAACTAAACACAATAAATATATTACCGTGCTTTGAATATTGCGAATGAACCACATATtcacttaaaatattttgtatatttccTTTGTGTACAATATCGAGCCATTTCtgcattttaattttgatagaattatttgcaaattaaaaaatttgatggagttaaatgttaaaaaaaggccatatatatatatatatatatatatatatatatatatatatatatatatatatatatatattttttaaagaaaggtagtacgctatccgttttgtttatttcatatagaaataaacttaactggaattATGAATACTTCAATTTCTCGTTTAACTTAACTGGAATTGTGAATACTTCAATTtctcgtttatttcatttagaaataaacttaattgaaaatattaatcagctaggattcgaacttgggacttcaGGTACTAACCACTAattcctttaccacttgctctagagacggttaGTGCCCTATAAATAttcaacaaaattcaaaatgatttgTTTGATTACCACATCATTTCTATCGTTTGATACTATATTATTTCGGAAAGATGAATCGAGTTCGGATcattttaaatgataaattagTTCTCATATCATCTTCAGAATAAAACATGagagctaaattttttattactttattatttcatttgaaaaatataaaatatttaataaaagtatcagattaaaaaaaaaaaaaattttaatgagtCAATTAAGGCCCATCTAACTGAGGTTCATCtaacattaataaataaaatagaactgATGCGaaaacatatagaaatatatttttatgtgttTTGATGGGACTGTAGAAAACATATAGTAACTTGTTTATACAATATGTGAAACACGATATTACGTACAGAtataaacataatattttttgataGTACTTGTTTACTGTACGTAACACAATATTCCgacaattccaaacgaagtcaagtcgagaaaaaaaatttattatgttaCAGTAAAAAGGTGTGTGGGGAAAAATACTCGGGTTGTTTTTGTACTGTATATATCATAATGAGTgaattatttatatgttttgaCTATTGTCCTATTTTGTTGAAGGTATTGtctgattggatatatatagttagttagAAATAAAGTATGGTTGGAAATACAATAATTACAATCATATATATCTCGTTTTGGTAGGATGCAGTAGAAAATACTGTaactataataaatttatttgattgtatATAATTGAGAAatgtattaataaaattttatcactttatatatatgaggaaAAATTACCTCCATAGTAGGgagaataaatattttttatttaaagagtggtTAGGGAGGTAtgctaatttttttacaaaaatattactttattcAACtggtttatttttgaaaatataaaagagtTGATGTTTCTGActttttaaattctagaatctacctttttgattattttccgCTCTTggataatattaattttctaagaGAACACGCCACTAAATCTTTATATGGAATTACTATTAttccaataaaatttttgatctggaaattaaaagtgaaaaatattaattttttatagtttcCATAGTAGCtctataatttttctaattattattacagttttaattataattttttataatttttctaattattattattattattattattattattaaagtaattgAATTCAAACTCCTCAATTAAACAGCTCCTTTTACTCTTTAAAGAGTGTAACGGAGGGCACGTACTGGATCCGGCGAAGCTCGTCGAAGAAGCGGAGGTCGTAGACGTTGGCGGGGTCGGCGAAGTGGACGACCCCGTCGAGGCGGTGGCGCCCGACGTGCGCCACCGCGGCggcgcgctcccgctccgcaGCGCTCCCCTTCCCCCCTTCCCCCGCCTCCACCGCCACGTGCCGCTGCATCACCCCCATTcgccgcaccgccgccgccgccgccgccgcgccgtccCGCGGCCCCGCCACGATCcacagcagcggcggcggcaccAATCTCAAGGTGTGCCCTAATCGCGTCAGCGCCGCCGCGGATCggacggcggaggcggaggcggaggcggcggtgaCGATGATGAGGAGGGGCCGAGGAGGAGTAGGAGGTGAGAGGGGCTTCGGGGGATCTGCGTCGACGTAGGCGTTGGCCTCCTCGGTTAGGGTTCGATCGTGTTGGGGGAATTTGGGGGTTTGGATTGGGGATTGGGGAAACTGGGGGGAATTGTGGGTGGAGTTGTGGGCCAAGTAGCGGAGGAGGGattgggaggaggaggaagaggagaaagggGCGAGGCCGGAGAAGAAGCCGGTGGCGAAGCAGAGGGAGAAGTGGAGCAGGGCCTTCTTCCAGAGGTTGGAGGAGGCGGCAACGGCGATGGCGGGGGCGGGGGACTTCTTCTTCGCGCGATCCGGTGAGTTCATTTCCGAACCTCTTATCTCTCTACAATGTTTGTTTTTCTCTAGATTTGTTTGTTAATTATGATGTGTGTATATGCtggtagaggaggaggaggaggaggagaagaggaaggggaAAAGATGGATAAAGTTAATAAGTGGaaagtttaatatatatatatatatatatatatatatatatatatatatatatgtgaaNTATACATTTAGTATCATAGGGTATTATATTATTCCCTTTTGCAAAAAGCACTTTAGATTTTTTCTATACTTATGCCCATACAGACCTCTAATCATACTCTTCATCTCTTTATTACTGCATACTTCAATCGTCTAAACACGTTTTTAAATCTTGAGTGCTATCCAATCTTACTGTGGGATATAGTGTTATTGGATAAAGTAACAGTGCTATTAGATGATGAAGTATTATCGAAATAACTCACTCTTTTTCAGCAATAGTAAAATTTGTGAGATTCAAAGTCTGAGCTCTAATTTGGTATTTGGACATTTGCTATATAGCTTATGTTCAAGTGATTTTAATACAATATTCCTTCCAAAAGAGTGAGTTATTTCGATAATACTTCATCATCTAATAGCACTGTTACTTTATCCAATAACACTATATCCCACAGTAAGATTGGATAGCACTCAAGATTTAAAAACGTGTTTAGACGATTGAAGTATGCAGTAATAAAGAGATGAAGAGTATGATTAGAGGTCTGTATGGGCATAAGTATAGAAAAAATCTAAAGTGCTTTTTGCAAAAGGGAATAATATAATACCCTATGATACTAAATGTATAccctaaattttgaatttgacacTCAAGGGGTTTAACCGTTTGCGGATTCAACTTATTCATCTGAAAGAAGTTGGGTCTCTGTTTCATGTTCCGGAACGTGGCTCTGAATGTCCCAAAACATAAAAAGCATATTGTGTGGCTGGGGTTTCTAGTTCTTCAAGACTTGGCTGAAGGTTCCGGAACTGGGCCATATTCGGAAACATGAGTAGCAGAACTGTACGTGCGTGGGTGTGGAGGGTATGATGCAAGTTGTTGGAATATGAGTGGTTTAGTTGCATTTGTCCATCCCCTTCTTCTATAAAAGGAAAGGATTCTTGTGAAAACCCAaacctttttttcccctctctctccctcttgcTCCTCTTGCTCCCCCTCCCTCACCATCTTTGAAGAGAGGTGAgcccttcatctcctcctcaaGTTCCTTCACCGGAAAATTGAGTCTTTGGAGCATTGGTGTGGTGTTCTCGTTCATAGGGTTTCTTTGTTGGAGAAACTCCAACAACAAGGTGAGTTGTTGTTTGATCTTGGGTTTTAGCTTGTGTTATTCTTGCTTTGTTATGAGATGGCACTAAGGGTCGATTTGATAAGGACTAGCCAAATCCTAGATTTTCTTCGAAGCCATATTGTGTAATTTTCAAAGCTAGATGAGCATTGAGGCTCATTTTTGGGGTACACTAccctctttgaccattttcaatGACCATTTGGGGTTTCCTTGTTTGCCGCACGACAAAATGTCGATTTCGGTATAAGAAGGCTTGTTTCATTAAATTGATCATGGGTTCTTACTTTTTTTGTACTCCTTATGCCTAGCTTTAGTGCATTTGTATCGCCCTCAAGTGATTAGGGTTTGACTCTAGTTGAATGAAGGTCTAGACTCCACGAATTTCGCAAAGTTGGCATCAGCTAGAGGTACATTCTGGGGTTCGATTTCGGAACCTGGCATATGGTTTCAGAACTAGCCAATAGAATAGTGCAAAATGGCACTAGTTCTGCGGAACCTAGAATGAGGTTCCAGAATCTAATGCCGTGTTTCGCAACCTCAACCCAGGTTCTGGCATCTCAGATCTAGAAACCTCAagatttaggttttttttttaatgaaattctTCGATCGTAAAGCGAGCTTTAGTGTAGTATATGATCAGTTTATACTCTCCTTAGGTTCTAGCTAGGATTGGGAAGCCCAGAGCGCGCCATCATCACGGAGTTAACAACTTGAGGTGGATGCTCAACCTGATGTGGGTACAGCTATGCCCCAGTGAGTTGGTTCTATCCTACTCCCCTTTTCTCTTGAATTACCAACAATTTATAGTGggggtttttttgcaaatagccccctgacaattttttttttttaaattggccctgtgtaaaaattatttgcaaaaatggccctggccccgccccgtcagcgccacatcagcgccacgcgggcggggctgggccaagtgtttaaattgaacacggtgaaccatttaccgtgttcaatacaaaatttttgtattggacacggtgaatgatttaccgtgttcaatacaaaatggctaagtgggatatatttgtattggacacggtgaatcattcaccgtgtccaatacaaataattggacacggtgaatggttcaccgtgtccaatacaaacacccacaacttagccatttttggctaagtcggatgtatttgtattggacacggtgaaccattcaccgtgtccaatacaaaaatcttgtattgaacacggtgaatggttcaccgtgttcaacttatacaattggcccagccccgcccgcgtggcgctgacgtggcgctgacggggcggggccagggccatttttgcaaataatttttacacagggctattttcgaaaataaaattttttagggggctatttgcaaaaaaagccctttatagtgccttttttttgtttcatacaCTGTACGTGACTCGTTGACTTGCTCATAATGGATACTTGTTATGGCATGCTTAGTTATGACACATGTACTGCTCATTGATTACCTGCTCAGGATAGACTAGTTAAAGACCCGCACTTCCCGGTGGGtgaaataatttatagtaaacatataataataaataataaataataataataattatttagaaaaacaaaaatatttttatattttagagatTACTTAAAATCGGCACAATAAAACAGTTTCATTACTACGGGACGAAATTTAGAAGATACATCATTAGCACATACATCAAGAGttaggctcctatactttcgaaagtacggaggcctccgtacttgtaagttgttttcgatgatggaacatctgattcggcgatcggttccattagatataatctacgctattggaactatctagaaaccaaattttataattttttgacttcgtttgtctagtgaatgagtagcctcaaaatgaatggctgaaaatgaaaatctcataaaaaatagtgataaaggactcaaatttcaaatcggaagtattgatcttgctattgatgtgtagtagaattttctattaaattttcatgtaatttgaatacttctacaccgttgaacttaaaaacgtaccacatcggccgttaaagtAGTCATCTTTTAGACCTTTtaatcgcttggtaaatgatgtcaaaaaattataaaatttggtttctagatagttccaatagggtagattatacctaaTGGAACCGATCGTTGAAtaggatgtcctatcatcgaaaacaacttataaacacggaggtctccgtactttcgaaagttcCGGAGACGTACTCCATATATCAATTATTCA encodes the following:
- the LOC109720096 gene encoding probable glucuronosyltransferase Os05g0123100; translated protein: MNSPDRAKKKSPAPAIAVAASSNLWKKALLHFSLCFATGFFSGLAPFSSSSSSQSLLRYLAHNSTHNSPQFPQSPIQTPKFPQHDRTLTEEANAYVDADPPKPLSPPTPPRPLLIIVTAASASASAVRSAAALTRLGHTLRLVPPPLLWIVAGPRDGAAAAAAAVRRMGVMQRHVAVEAGEGGKGSAAERERAAAVAHVGRHRLDGVVHFADPANVYDLRFFDELRRIQVFGTWPAAMVAGSRRRVVVEGPICRSSEVVGWFSKDVSSGMTNITKGSKPLKINISDFAFNSSILWDQERWGRPNSQPDVLQDSIMSVQKMITEDDVKLKGIPLGCSQIMLWNLNIPRTQIRNRSKG